In a single window of the Gossypium hirsutum isolate 1008001.06 chromosome A13, Gossypium_hirsutum_v2.1, whole genome shotgun sequence genome:
- the LOC107893814 gene encoding ricin B-like lectin R40G3 yields the protein MEFPFGHNRSHTHHHRNDDEENQERPPPPHPHPHLHHHEFTPPYPPPPSYQQPPGFVGPYPPPPPSSYFHQPGFDGPPPPSYFQQPGFPPPPPHQPPSYQYQQPPHVTHVHHQPEHSPSNYSPPPASVSHVAHESSQGRVDDHPSFRPHLPPEFYKKPTVKVYCKADPNFHLTIRDGKVVLAPSDPSDEFQHWYKDEKFSTSVKDEVGFPSFSLVNKATGQAIKHSIGASHPVQLVPYKPDHLDESVLWSESKEVRDGYRAIRMINNIRLNVDAFHGDKKSGGIQNGTTIVLWQWNKGDNQIWKIVPY from the exons ATGGAGTTCCCATTCGGTCACAACCGCTCTCACACTCATCACCACAGAAATGATGATGAAGAAAACCAAGAAAGACCCCCACCCCCACACCCACACCCACACCTTCACCACCATGAATTTACTCCGCCGTACCCTCCACCACCAAGCTACCAGCAGCCACCTGGCTTTGTTGGACCCTATCCTCCGCCACCTCCATCATCATACTTCCACCAACCTGGCTTTGATGGTCCACCCCCACCATCTTACTTTCAGCAACCTGGATTTCCACCACCCCCACCACACCAACCACCGTCATATCAGTACCAACAGCCACCCCATGTGACTCATGTCCACCACCAGCCTGAACACAGTCCATCGAACTACTCTCCCCCACCAGCATCCGTTTCACATGTTGCCCATGAAAGTAGCCAAGGAAGGGTTGATGACCATCCTTCTTTTAGACCCCATTTGCCACCTGAATTCTACAAGAAACCTACTGTGAAAGTCTATTGCAAAGCTGATCCTAATTTTCATCTCACCATCAGAGACGGTAAAGTTGTTCTTGCTCCATCTGATCCCTCTGATGAATTCCAG CACTGGTACAAAGATGAGAAGTTCAGCACAAGTGTGAAAGATGAAGTGGGTTTCCCCAGCTTTTCTCTGGTTAATAAAGCCACTGGTCAAGCCATTAAACATTCCATTGGAGCTTCTCATCCT GTCCAACTGGTGCCTTACAAACCAGATCATCTTGATGAGTCAGTGCTATGGAGCGAGAGCAAGGAAGTCCGTGATGGGTACAGAGCTATAAGAATGATTAACAACATTCGCCTCAATGTCGATGCTTTCCATGGCGATAAGAAATCCGGTGGCATCCAAAACGGTACTACTATTGTGCTGTGGCAATGGAACAAGGGAGATAACCAGATATGGAAGATTGTACCATATT GA